One Brassica napus cultivar Da-Ae chromosome C2, Da-Ae, whole genome shotgun sequence DNA window includes the following coding sequences:
- the LOC106385140 gene encoding uncharacterized protein LOC106385140, with the protein MLTSPCSSSSLLFHRPALSISRSKFRLPRRVLVSPALTHVSPLTASPSKSTKHKWKIQCFRNEDSAPENQEPDEVVKKPDQDIQQPCTDQKPWNTTLQKAADAVLKGIGTRWKVPWTAETIVQVMLLWVAAFWFIGSWMIPFMAHISGFHKDSLTFRGQALFSLITDVTEGLAGIAILHRCLSMFRPLASDWFRFTLKGNWQLDVIIGCFMFPFVNRLSQLNLNLLPLPPTSSPVSLSSVEQSIMARDPVAMALYAVVVSVCAPVWEEIVFRGFLLPSLTRYMPVWCAILVSSVAFALAHFNVQRMLPLVFLGVVLGLIFARSRNLLPSMLLHSLWNGFVFMELMR; encoded by the exons ATGTTGACCTCACCATGCTCTTCTTCGTCTCTCCTCTTCCACCGCCCAGCTCTCTCCATCTCGCGCTCCAAGTTTAGGCTTCCTCGTCGAGTTCTAGTCTCCCCTGCTCTCACCCACGTTTCTCCTCTCACTGCTTCCCCTTCCAAGTCCACCAAGCAC AAATGGAAGATTCAGTGCTTCAGAAATGAGGATTCTGCTCCCGAGAATCAAGAACCGGATGAAGTAGTTAAGAAGCCAGATCAAGATATTCAGCAGCCATGTACTGATCAAAAACCTTGGAACACTACTCTCCAAAAG GCTGCAGATGCAGTTTTGAAGGGAATTGGTACTCGTTGGAAGGTACCATGGACTGCTGAGACCATTGTTCAG GTAATGCTTTTATGGGTAGCCGCCTTCTGGTTCATTGGGTCATGGATGATCCCATTCATGGCTCATATATCAGGTTTTCATAAGGACTCTCTCACATTTAGAGGCCAAGCTTTGTTCAGTCTTATAACCGATGTAACAGAAGGACTAGCCGGAATTGCCATCCTCCATCGTTGCCTCTCCATGTTCCGTCCACTTGCAAGTGATTGGTTCCGCTTTACCCTCAAAGGAAACTGGCAGCTAGACGTCATCATAGGCTGTTTCATGTTCCCTTTCGTTAACCGTCTTTCCCAGTTAAACCTCAACCTCCTGCCACTCCCGCCAACCTCGAGTCCCGTCTCGCTCTCTAGTGTGGAGCAGTCGATCATGGCAAGAGACCCTGTGGCGATGGCGCTTTATGCGGTTGTGGTGTCTGTTTGTGCACCGGTTTGGGAAGAGATAGTGTTCAGAGGGTTCTTGCTGCCGTCTCTGACTAGGTACATGCCGGTTTGGTGTGCGATTCTTGTGAGTTCGGTTGCGTTTGCTTTGGCGCATTTCAATGTGCAGAGGATGTTGCCTTTGGTGTTCCTTGGAGTGGTTTTGGGTTTGATTTTCGCGAGGTCAAGGAACTTGTTGCCTTCGATGCTGTTGCATAGCTTGTGGAATGGCTTTGTGTTCATGGAATTGATGCGGTGA